A single window of Candidatus Obscuribacter sp. DNA harbors:
- a CDS encoding DUF3341 domain-containing protein: MSQSVIGLVKTRVEAENLVDALQNAGFLNSDLSVLFPDKQGSKDFAHDNSTKAPEGAATGATTGGVIGGALGLLAGIGALAIPGVGPFIAAGPIMATLSGVGVGATLGGLTGALIGMGIPEYEAKMFEGKLKEGNILIAAHSEKGDALKRAEEIFKTHGAMDVKRVGDAAVKAVK; this comes from the coding sequence ATGTCACAATCAGTAATCGGTCTTGTTAAGACACGCGTTGAAGCAGAAAATCTAGTCGACGCCTTGCAAAACGCCGGATTTTTAAATAGCGATTTGTCGGTGCTTTTCCCCGACAAGCAAGGTAGCAAAGATTTTGCTCACGACAATTCCACTAAAGCACCTGAAGGTGCTGCAACTGGTGCCACCACAGGCGGCGTCATTGGTGGAGCCCTCGGACTTCTGGCGGGTATCGGCGCTCTGGCTATTCCAGGCGTAGGACCATTTATTGCCGCTGGACCGATTATGGCTACTCTCAGTGGTGTCGGCGTCGGCGCTACTCTTGGTGGTTTGACCGGTGCTCTTATCGGTATGGGTATCCCGGAGTATGAAGCTAAGATGTTTGAAGGTAAGTTGAAAGAAGGCAATATCCTTATCGCTGCACACAGCGAAAAGGGCGATGCTCTCAAGCGTGCTGAAGAAATTTTCAAGACTCACGGAGCAATGGATGTAAAACGTGTTGGCGACGCGGCTGTAAAAGCCGTCAAGTAA
- a CDS encoding tyrosine-protein phosphatase, translating into MTFENFDLKQNSLSHFEELTKLLSDLPNYQMVNDNLSRGGQPTDRGFVRLKEEGVKTIINLREEQLQILDEEKLVKGMGLNYHSVALNPFFKPQERDIERFLRLATDPANQPVFVHCLHGQDRTGMAVGIYRMLVEGFSLADAYEEMIALGFHAEFAFLKEATESYSGKKLEDVLGKL; encoded by the coding sequence TTGACCTTCGAAAATTTCGACCTTAAACAGAATAGCCTCTCCCATTTTGAAGAGCTGACCAAGCTCTTGAGCGATCTGCCTAATTATCAAATGGTAAACGACAATCTCAGCCGGGGTGGTCAGCCCACCGACCGCGGATTTGTCAGACTCAAAGAGGAAGGCGTCAAAACAATCATCAATCTGCGCGAAGAACAATTGCAGATACTGGATGAAGAAAAGCTTGTCAAAGGCATGGGGCTGAATTATCACTCAGTCGCTCTCAACCCCTTTTTTAAGCCGCAAGAGCGCGACATCGAGAGATTTTTGCGCCTGGCAACAGACCCGGCTAACCAGCCCGTCTTTGTGCACTGCCTCCACGGTCAGGACCGCACAGGCATGGCTGTTGGCATATATCGCATGCTTGTAGAGGGCTTCAGCCTGGCTGATGCTTACGAGGAGATGATCGCCCTTGGCTTCCACGCTGAGTTTGCCTTTTTAAAAGAAGCAACTGAGAGCTATAGCGGCAAGAAATTGGAAGATGTACTGGGTAAATTGTAA
- a CDS encoding alcohol dehydrogenase catalytic domain-containing protein, whose protein sequence is MKALLKNGKSVTVAKSAKPVAADTQVVIQVGLAGLCRTDIYAAQGKLKVRDPLILGHELAGTVDSVGATVEGVKSGQRVTVNPILRCDHCNRCKQGESCCDTGFVGLDLDGGFAEYIAVPAYTVLPLADDVSFLHAAYTEPVAASLAVLKSGITPAEQGAIFGKNRFSELMQLILDLYGFGKLPVYDLDSAEEMRELKGLSGSFDYVIETFASSAVLKAMVAAIKPGGKMILKSRQYEPVAFKLIDVLKKEPVMHVVNYGSFDDALDLLSSGKLNVDGLVDDIYALESFEHVFERASSSESLKPFFDPGM, encoded by the coding sequence TTGAAAGCACTGCTAAAAAACGGCAAATCAGTAACAGTAGCCAAAAGTGCCAAGCCAGTGGCAGCTGACACACAAGTTGTGATCCAGGTCGGACTGGCGGGACTTTGCCGCACCGACATATACGCAGCCCAAGGCAAACTCAAAGTACGCGACCCGCTCATCCTCGGTCATGAGCTAGCCGGCACGGTGGACTCAGTGGGCGCCACTGTAGAAGGAGTTAAAAGCGGACAACGCGTAACCGTCAACCCAATACTGAGATGCGACCATTGCAACCGCTGCAAACAGGGCGAGAGCTGCTGTGACACCGGATTTGTCGGGCTTGATTTGGACGGCGGCTTTGCCGAGTACATCGCAGTGCCTGCTTATACAGTACTGCCTCTAGCTGATGATGTTAGCTTTTTGCATGCTGCCTACACTGAGCCGGTCGCAGCATCACTGGCGGTGCTCAAGTCCGGCATCACCCCCGCAGAGCAAGGCGCCATCTTTGGCAAAAACAGATTTAGTGAGCTGATGCAGCTTATCCTAGACCTCTATGGCTTTGGCAAATTACCAGTCTATGACCTCGATAGCGCCGAGGAAATGCGTGAGCTAAAAGGACTATCAGGCAGTTTTGACTATGTGATAGAGACATTTGCATCATCGGCGGTGCTAAAGGCCATGGTGGCAGCAATTAAACCTGGCGGCAAAATGATCCTCAAAAGTCGGCAGTACGAGCCAGTCGCCTTTAAACTCATAGATGTACTTAAGAAAGAACCAGTAATGCATGTCGTCAACTACGGCAGCTTTGATGATGCACTGGATTTGCTCAGTAGTGGCAAGCTCAATGTCGACGGACTGGTGGATGATATCTACGCCCTGGAGAGCTTTGAGCATGTGTTTGAGAGAGCGAGCAGTAGCGAGTCGCTTAAGCCCTTTTTTGATCCGGGGATGTGA
- a CDS encoding BON domain-containing protein: MKSLLASAAACALVVISINTAHAKAVKADNTKQNRGALEENAVVADQQGNGKEQIKILANIRRVIMRQKDLSMNAKNIKILVSDSNFAVLRGPVDSAAEKERVEELVKKCKGVTGIKTELSIAAKAQQAFRSK, translated from the coding sequence ATGAAAAGTTTGTTGGCATCTGCCGCCGCTTGTGCACTTGTGGTGATTAGCATTAACACCGCACATGCCAAGGCTGTAAAAGCAGATAACACAAAACAAAATCGCGGCGCTCTTGAAGAGAACGCCGTGGTAGCTGATCAGCAGGGTAATGGCAAAGAACAAATCAAAATTCTTGCCAATATTCGCCGGGTAATTATGCGACAAAAGGACCTTTCTATGAACGCTAAGAACATCAAGATTTTAGTGTCTGACAGTAATTTTGCCGTTTTGCGTGGACCAGTAGATAGCGCAGCCGAAAAGGAACGCGTCGAAGAACTGGTCAAAAAATGCAAGGGCGTCACCGGTATAAAAACTGAGCTAAGCATCGCAGCTAAGGCTCAGCAAGCTTTTAGAAGCAAATAA